The Bacteroidales bacterium genome contains a region encoding:
- a CDS encoding DUF1858 domain-containing protein: MEKTQLIITPKTKVLELIEAYPHLEEVLIKHVPAFSKLKNPLLRRTVAKIATLQQAASIGNVKTGDLINLLRKEVGQELINTGDETAYNTKKPLWFEETLIEKKFDIREMLAAGEQPVNQVISDLTHLNQGKIYKLTSPFLPAPLIDKAISLKIDHWVLKDRENLVLVYFYKG; this comes from the coding sequence ATGGAAAAGACACAATTGATAATAACACCAAAGACGAAAGTTTTGGAACTTATTGAAGCATATCCTCATCTTGAAGAGGTTTTAATTAAGCATGTCCCTGCATTCAGCAAATTAAAGAATCCACTGCTCCGGAGAACTGTTGCAAAAATCGCAACTCTCCAACAGGCAGCCAGTATTGGAAATGTTAAAACAGGTGATTTGATAAATCTTCTGAGGAAAGAAGTTGGTCAGGAGTTGATAAATACAGGTGATGAAACAGCTTATAACACTAAAAAGCCACTATGGTTTGAAGAAACACTTATTGAGAAAAAATTTGACATAAGAGAGATGCTTGCAGCTGGTGAGCAGCCTGTAAACCAGGTTATTTCTGACCTGACCCATCTTAATCAGGGAAAGATTTACAAGTTAACATCCCCGTTTCTTCCTGCCCCGCTGATTGACAAAGCAATCAGCCTTAAAATTGATCATTGGGTGTTAAAGGACAGAGAAAACTTAGTTTTAGTATATTTTTATAAAGGTTAA
- a CDS encoding DUF438 domain-containing protein gives MSELINNSTERKKKLKELILKLHTGEYQEAVREKLLESLSQIPYGEVVEVEQELISEGLPEEEVLKLCDAHSGVLDGNIDLSSSKKIPDGHPVDVMIHENSELKKVALEIDILLNEISIDKAVNIEAVILKLRGLFNSLFDVDKLYRRKEYLLFPFLESQGITGPPKVMWGKHDEIRELIKGSIELLQTPSITREELIASSEIVLFPAIQGVVDMTKKEEEILYPMALDILTESDWYEISKQSLQIGFCLYDPQKEWKPVWAKEDSVNELNKTGQNIQLPSGSFTVEELLAILNTLPVDMTFVDRDDKVKYFSQGKERIFQRNRAILNRDVRHCHPPASAHIVDKIIEDFKSGREDQAPFWINSGHKMIHINYFALRNDKGDYLGTLEVSHDISGYRKLEGDQRILSYKK, from the coding sequence ATGAGTGAACTGATAAACAATTCAACTGAAAGAAAAAAGAAACTTAAAGAACTGATTTTAAAACTGCACACCGGGGAATATCAGGAAGCAGTAAGAGAGAAACTGCTTGAAAGTCTTAGTCAGATACCTTATGGAGAGGTTGTGGAAGTTGAACAGGAATTGATAAGTGAAGGGCTTCCTGAGGAAGAGGTTTTAAAACTTTGTGACGCCCATTCAGGTGTTCTTGACGGGAATATTGATTTATCTTCCTCGAAGAAAATCCCGGATGGTCACCCTGTGGATGTAATGATCCATGAAAACAGCGAACTTAAAAAGGTAGCTTTGGAAATTGATATCCTGCTTAACGAAATCTCTATCGATAAAGCGGTAAATATTGAAGCAGTTATTCTTAAACTCAGGGGACTATTCAACAGCCTTTTTGATGTTGATAAACTATATCGAAGAAAAGAATATTTGTTATTCCCATTTCTAGAAAGCCAGGGAATCACTGGTCCCCCGAAAGTTATGTGGGGAAAGCATGACGAAATAAGGGAATTAATAAAAGGTAGTATTGAATTATTACAGACACCGTCGATAACAAGGGAGGAATTGATTGCGTCATCGGAGATAGTACTTTTCCCGGCAATTCAAGGAGTGGTTGATATGACTAAAAAAGAGGAAGAGATCCTATATCCAATGGCATTGGATATACTTACTGAATCAGACTGGTATGAGATCAGTAAACAGTCATTGCAGATCGGTTTTTGCCTGTATGACCCTCAAAAAGAGTGGAAACCAGTATGGGCCAAAGAAGATTCTGTAAATGAATTGAATAAAACAGGTCAGAATATTCAACTTCCATCAGGAAGTTTTACTGTTGAAGAGCTTCTTGCAATTTTAAATACCTTGCCGGTCGACATGACATTTGTTGACAGAGATGATAAAGTAAAATACTTTTCTCAGGGGAAAGAGAGAATTTTTCAAAGAAACCGGGCAATACTGAACAGAGATGTGAGACATTGTCATCCTCCTGCAAGTGCACATATTGTAGACAAAATTATAGAGGATTTTAAAAGCGGAAGAGAAGATCAGGCACCTTTCTGGATTAATTCAGGACACAAAATGATACATATAAATTATTTCGCTCTGAGAAATGACAAGGGAGATTACCTGGGGACTCTTGAAGTTTCTCATGATATTTCAGGTTACAGAAAACTTGAAGGAGATCAAAGGATTTTATCTTACAAAAAATAG
- a CDS encoding PepSY domain-containing protein — translation MIKFFRKYHKWLGVIFALVILSYVFSGIILNHREALSFIDVNRKLLPKEYRYQNWNNAAVKSTLKISSDSIFVYGNIGIWLTDSSFTDFKNFSAGVPKGIDNRKIFQMIITSGHKLLAGTFSGLYTFNYNDDKWISVALPVKEKVIVDIIQKQDTIFVLTRSYLLRTTDLTHFSVSQLPPPENYDNKTGLFKTFWVIHSGEIYGTAGKIIVDLAALVFAFLTITGFIVFVNRIILRKNKKPVALKIKLRNSNRWNIKWHNKIGWIALAVLILNTTTGMFLRPPLLISIANSRVGKIPFTELATPNPWFDQLRRIYYDQEINRFIVSTMDAFYYSDDNFKTELKQYRFQPPVSVMGVTVFEKIDTYKYLIGSFEGLFSWNSQSGEIFDYIKKQPYSVPSGIGRPIGDFLVSGFTRDFKNQEYYFDYDRGAVDIYGVQRFAPLPEKVISESPMSLWNVALEIHTGRIYQSIIGDFYVLVVPLTGLIVLFILISGFIVWLKIRKKADY, via the coding sequence ATGATAAAATTTTTCAGAAAGTACCATAAATGGCTGGGAGTAATATTTGCCCTTGTAATATTAAGTTACGTTTTTTCAGGAATAATACTTAATCACAGGGAAGCATTATCCTTCATTGATGTAAATAGGAAACTTCTTCCCAAAGAGTACAGATATCAAAACTGGAACAATGCCGCAGTTAAATCGACATTAAAAATTTCATCTGACAGCATATTTGTTTATGGTAATATTGGAATCTGGCTTACCGACAGCAGTTTTACAGATTTTAAAAACTTTAGTGCCGGAGTCCCTAAAGGTATCGACAACCGCAAGATTTTTCAAATGATCATAACTTCCGGTCATAAGCTTCTTGCCGGCACCTTTTCAGGTTTATACACATTTAATTACAATGATGACAAATGGATTTCAGTCGCTTTGCCAGTAAAAGAAAAAGTCATTGTGGATATTATTCAAAAACAGGATACAATTTTTGTTTTAACACGTTCTTACCTATTAAGAACCACAGATCTGACTCACTTCAGTGTTTCTCAGCTTCCTCCTCCGGAGAATTATGATAATAAAACCGGCCTTTTTAAGACCTTTTGGGTTATCCATAGCGGCGAAATATATGGAACAGCAGGGAAAATAATTGTCGATTTGGCCGCTCTTGTTTTTGCCTTTCTTACAATAACAGGTTTTATTGTATTCGTAAACAGGATCATCCTGAGGAAGAACAAGAAGCCCGTTGCACTAAAAATAAAATTGAGGAACTCGAACAGGTGGAATATTAAATGGCATAATAAAATTGGCTGGATAGCCTTGGCTGTTCTGATACTGAATACCACAACAGGGATGTTTTTACGACCACCACTCCTGATTTCGATTGCTAATTCGAGAGTTGGAAAGATCCCCTTTACAGAACTGGCAACTCCAAATCCATGGTTCGACCAGTTGCGCAGGATTTATTATGATCAGGAGATCAACAGGTTTATTGTCAGCACTATGGATGCTTTCTATTATTCCGATGACAATTTCAAAACAGAGCTCAAACAATATAGATTTCAACCACCTGTAAGCGTAATGGGGGTGACTGTATTTGAAAAAATTGATACATATAAATACCTGATCGGTTCTTTTGAGGGCTTATTCTCATGGAACTCACAATCAGGTGAGATTTTCGATTACATTAAAAAGCAACCCTACTCCGTTCCTTCCGGAATAGGCAGACCAATTGGTGATTTTCTTGTTTCAGGCTTCACGCGCGATTTTAAAAACCAGGAATATTATTTTGATTACGACAGGGGAGCTGTTGATATCTATGGAGTGCAGAGATTTGCACCCTTACCTGAAAAGGTAATCAGTGAATCTCCAATGTCGCTATGGAACGTGGCCTTAGAAATTCATACCGGACGAATTTATCAGTCAATAATCGGAGACTTTTACGTACTCGTAGTTCCACTTACAGGTCTCATTGTCCTGTTTATTCTTATTTCAGGCTTCATAGTATGGCTTAAAATCAGAAAAAAGGCAGATTATTAA
- a CDS encoding DUF438 domain-containing protein, which produces MSEIINNSGDRIAALADFSRRLISGEDGRMLIEKYKQIINTVTPAETMQVLDIMLSEGIPNEIVKANVGKIINVFYKSLSAYQWEKPGEGHFLYYLMLENREVQKIMTKLKSVIKVFFNGENQNFSTLRHKLMQHVEQLKTYELHYIKKENILFPYIEKAFPQYRCLQLMWSFHDDFRRSLKVLDVILQDTLPDKELLNKEIGKLFFVVLPIVFREEQIVFPVALRAIPEKAWIEMMEQSYDTKWCFIEQPDRKYNTNMASFSLNGKINLGTGFLSSEQVIMLLNNLPVDITFIDENDEVQYFSGAKDRIFPRSKAIIGRKVQNCHPPESVHIVNEIITAFRNGQNGHADFWIQMKGRFIHIRYFALRDEQSEYKGTIEVSQDVTEIRSLQGEHRLLEWN; this is translated from the coding sequence ATGTCAGAAATTATAAACAACAGCGGAGATCGGATTGCGGCACTGGCAGATTTCTCGAGACGTCTTATAAGTGGTGAAGACGGCAGAATGCTCATTGAAAAATATAAGCAGATAATCAATACAGTTACACCAGCGGAGACAATGCAGGTACTTGATATAATGCTTTCAGAGGGTATCCCTAATGAAATTGTTAAAGCCAATGTCGGCAAGATTATAAATGTTTTTTATAAGTCGCTTTCTGCTTATCAATGGGAAAAACCGGGAGAAGGTCATTTCCTGTATTATCTGATGCTCGAAAACCGTGAGGTTCAAAAAATAATGACTAAGTTAAAATCTGTAATCAAGGTTTTCTTCAATGGTGAAAATCAGAATTTTTCTACTTTAAGACATAAACTCATGCAACATGTGGAGCAGTTAAAGACTTATGAGCTGCATTATATTAAAAAAGAAAATATCCTATTCCCATACATAGAAAAAGCATTTCCACAATATCGCTGTTTGCAACTAATGTGGTCATTTCACGATGATTTTCGCCGGAGTCTGAAAGTACTTGATGTAATCTTACAGGACACACTTCCCGATAAAGAGCTGTTGAATAAGGAAATAGGGAAATTATTTTTTGTTGTACTTCCCATTGTTTTCAGGGAAGAACAAATCGTATTTCCAGTAGCTCTCAGGGCAATACCTGAAAAAGCTTGGATAGAAATGATGGAACAAAGTTATGATACCAAGTGGTGCTTTATCGAACAACCTGACAGAAAATACAACACAAACATGGCATCTTTCAGTCTAAACGGAAAGATCAACCTGGGTACAGGGTTTCTTAGTTCTGAACAAGTGATAATGTTGTTAAACAATTTGCCTGTCGATATTACATTTATTGATGAGAACGATGAAGTTCAATATTTTTCAGGTGCTAAAGACCGTATTTTCCCTCGTTCGAAAGCCATTATTGGCAGAAAAGTACAAAATTGTCATCCTCCGGAAAGTGTGCATATTGTAAATGAAATTATTACTGCCTTCCGAAATGGACAAAATGGCCATGCTGATTTTTGGATACAAATGAAAGGTCGTTTTATACACATTCGTTATTTTGCTCTTCGAGATGAACAAAGCGAATATAAAGGTACTATTGAAGTAAGTCAGGATGTTACTGAAATACGCTCATTACAGGGTGAACACAGATTGTTGGAATGGAATTGA